One genomic region from Conexibacter woesei DSM 14684 encodes:
- a CDS encoding S1 family peptidase — protein sequence MLRLPPDLRGLATGVTLLALGASVAPAAADAARTPDAVTRVVGGGVAQPGAPSASIAFVTAQTSAGTATACSGTVVAPAVVLTAAHCVADPAGGPRPTAGIEVTTGRLARGDSATGQQLGASRVLLHPAYDAAAMRSDAALILLASATTAPPVALASAAEAGAAAPGARATLTGWGTASSDTTEPSQTLLSATTTILEEQACGRLLGSRYDSATMLCAVDSPAFAASTCRGDSGGPLLVARADGTPLQLGVASWGSASCDPRVPQAFTRVSGHADWLAAQIAAAPTNPAPPPTSSSDADLANGPTAQPRNGSPAPARSAGVTAAWYRGSTRQGRAIAVRVARGARTIADVRFGYRARCTSGTRSGTFRTTPPAGAPIVAAAGARGRRVFTVARRDRDGRRVRVRGTFASGGWITGSVRIAWRTKRAGRCDSGALRYTARR from the coding sequence ATGCTTCGCCTCCCGCCTGACCTGCGCGGCCTCGCGACAGGAGTGACGCTGCTCGCGCTCGGTGCGTCCGTGGCGCCTGCCGCGGCGGACGCCGCGCGCACCCCGGACGCGGTCACGCGCGTCGTCGGCGGCGGCGTCGCGCAGCCCGGCGCGCCGTCAGCGTCGATCGCGTTCGTCACGGCGCAGACGAGCGCCGGCACCGCGACGGCGTGCAGCGGCACCGTCGTCGCGCCCGCCGTCGTGCTGACTGCCGCGCACTGCGTCGCCGACCCCGCCGGCGGACCCCGCCCGACCGCCGGGATCGAGGTCACGACCGGCCGGCTCGCACGTGGCGACAGCGCGACCGGGCAGCAGCTCGGCGCCAGCCGCGTGCTGCTGCACCCTGCGTACGACGCCGCCGCGATGCGATCCGACGCGGCCCTGATCCTGCTCGCCTCCGCGACGACGGCGCCGCCGGTCGCGCTCGCGTCTGCCGCCGAGGCGGGCGCCGCGGCGCCCGGCGCCCGCGCGACGCTGACCGGCTGGGGAACGGCGTCGAGCGACACGACCGAGCCGTCGCAGACGCTGCTCAGCGCCACGACGACGATCCTCGAGGAGCAGGCCTGCGGGAGGCTGCTCGGGAGCCGCTACGACAGCGCGACGATGCTGTGCGCCGTCGACTCGCCGGCGTTCGCCGCCTCGACCTGCCGCGGTGACAGCGGCGGGCCGCTGCTCGTCGCGCGCGCGGACGGGACGCCGCTCCAGCTCGGCGTCGCGAGCTGGGGCAGCGCCAGCTGCGACCCGCGCGTTCCGCAGGCGTTCACACGCGTCAGCGGCCACGCCGACTGGCTCGCTGCGCAGATCGCAGCCGCGCCGACGAACCCGGCACCGCCGCCGACCTCCTCGAGCGACGCCGACCTGGCGAACGGCCCGACCGCCCAGCCCCGCAACGGCTCTCCTGCGCCCGCGCGGTCGGCGGGCGTGACGGCCGCGTGGTACCGCGGCTCGACACGACAGGGCCGTGCGATCGCCGTGCGCGTCGCGAGGGGCGCCCGGACGATCGCCGACGTGCGCTTCGGCTATCGCGCCCGCTGCACGAGCGGGACGCGCAGCGGCACGTTCCGGACGACGCCGCCGGCCGGCGCGCCGATCGTCGCCGCTGCCGGCGCACGCGGCCGGCGCGTGTTCACCGTCGCCCGTCGCGATCGCGACGGCCGCCGCGTCCGCGTGCGCGGAACCTTCGCGAGCGGCGGCTGGATCACGGGCAGCGTGCGGATCGCCTGGAGAACGAAGCGCGCCGGACGCTGCGACAGCGGCGCGCTGCGGTACACGGCCCGGCGCTGA
- a CDS encoding MarR family winged helix-turn-helix transcriptional regulator, with the protein MSAPLSQIPDQFPPVPGTPTPADLEQLGDDAPVCGGGDGWENLSAEASGAWHGFLQAHAEIQVELEQELQRAHQLSFSDYFALLALARADGGALRMHDLARPVRLTRSGLTRLVERLERIGLIERAPSKDDARGTEARITDAGRELVLAASETHLAGVQRRFLARFSPTELQVLAEQFGRLSG; encoded by the coding sequence ATGAGCGCGCCGCTCTCCCAGATCCCGGACCAATTCCCGCCCGTGCCGGGCACGCCCACGCCGGCCGACCTCGAGCAGCTCGGCGACGACGCGCCCGTCTGCGGCGGCGGCGACGGCTGGGAGAACCTCAGCGCCGAGGCGAGCGGCGCCTGGCACGGCTTCCTGCAGGCGCACGCCGAGATTCAGGTCGAGCTGGAGCAGGAGCTCCAGCGTGCGCACCAGCTCTCGTTCAGCGACTACTTCGCGCTGCTCGCGCTCGCACGCGCCGACGGCGGCGCCCTGCGGATGCACGACCTCGCGCGTCCGGTGCGCCTCACGCGCAGCGGCCTGACGCGACTCGTGGAGCGGCTGGAGCGGATCGGACTGATCGAGCGCGCGCCGAGCAAGGACGACGCCCGCGGCACCGAGGCGCGCATCACCGACGCCGGCCGCGAGCTGGTGCTGGCGGCGTCGGAGACCCACCTCGCCGGCGTGCAGCGGCGATTCCTCGCGCGCTTCTCCCCCACCGAGCTGCAGGTCCTCGCGGAGCAGTTCGGCCGCCTCAGCGGTTGA
- a CDS encoding LPXTG cell wall anchor domain-containing protein translates to MSEREPHHFPEDPDTPAEPHDVLAAEEFPGPSRAEAIHEQGPIELPADPSGVTEPHDVLAAEEFAMPAPRHGAPAGVEPAAPSAGSSRAPLLVGLLAAAVGLLVVLRKRRRAAR, encoded by the coding sequence ATGAGCGAACGTGAACCGCACCACTTCCCCGAGGACCCGGACACGCCCGCCGAGCCGCACGACGTGCTCGCGGCCGAGGAGTTCCCCGGTCCGTCGCGCGCAGAGGCGATCCACGAGCAGGGCCCGATCGAGCTGCCGGCCGACCCCTCCGGGGTGACCGAGCCGCACGACGTGCTCGCCGCCGAGGAGTTCGCGATGCCCGCCCCGCGCCACGGCGCCCCCGCCGGCGTCGAGCCGGCCGCGCCGAGCGCCGGATCGTCGCGCGCGCCGCTGCTCGTCGGTCTCCTCGCGGCGGCTGTCGGCCTGCTCGTCGTCCTGCGCAAGCGGCGGCGCGCGGCGAGGTGA
- a CDS encoding amidohydrolase family protein — MSRPDLSVDAALLRWLADEREQLGEGDGAASVALLDAHTHVGEHDPDTMRCAPQELIAHLEEADARGVVFALREPDGYPGPNDAVLAAAADSGGRLVAFGRIDPAAEPAHEARRTLDAGARGIKLHPRGESFTLDDARLEDVWALAHERRIPVLVHAGRGIPSLGAHAVQVATRYPGVRLILAHAGISDLAWIGRQAQELRNLYFDTSWWAPSDLLALFATVPAGQILFASDAPYGRTPVTALEIVRIARQAGVDDRHIRLVLGEQMQRLIDGEEPLDGGAPSGVTAVAVDVMLDRVATYLTAGFGAFAARNAAAGAEMLSLARLSCAVPADAPQAAHCRVIVELLDAGERRLAAAAADAPGVLPAGIFLLALALNVARTPDVPVPHELVLD, encoded by the coding sequence GTGAGCCGGCCGGACCTCTCCGTCGACGCGGCGCTGCTGCGGTGGCTCGCCGACGAGCGGGAGCAGCTGGGGGAGGGAGACGGCGCCGCGTCGGTGGCGCTGCTCGACGCGCACACGCACGTCGGCGAGCACGACCCCGACACGATGCGCTGCGCGCCGCAGGAGCTGATCGCGCATCTGGAGGAGGCGGACGCGCGCGGCGTCGTCTTCGCGCTGAGAGAGCCGGACGGCTATCCCGGCCCCAACGACGCGGTGCTCGCGGCCGCCGCCGACTCCGGCGGACGGCTCGTCGCGTTCGGGCGGATCGACCCGGCCGCCGAGCCCGCGCACGAGGCGCGGCGCACGCTCGACGCCGGCGCGAGGGGGATCAAGCTCCACCCGCGCGGCGAGTCGTTCACGCTCGACGACGCCCGCCTGGAGGACGTCTGGGCGCTCGCACACGAGCGGCGGATCCCCGTGCTCGTCCACGCCGGCCGCGGGATCCCCTCGCTCGGCGCCCACGCCGTCCAGGTCGCGACCCGCTACCCGGGCGTGCGGCTGATCCTCGCGCACGCCGGCATCAGCGACCTCGCCTGGATCGGGCGCCAGGCGCAGGAGCTGCGCAACCTCTACTTCGACACGTCGTGGTGGGCGCCGAGCGACCTGCTCGCGCTGTTCGCGACCGTCCCCGCCGGGCAGATCCTGTTCGCCAGCGACGCGCCGTACGGGCGCACGCCGGTCACGGCGCTCGAGATCGTGCGGATCGCGCGTCAGGCCGGGGTCGACGACCGGCACATCCGGCTCGTGCTGGGCGAGCAGATGCAGCGGCTGATCGACGGCGAGGAGCCGCTCGACGGCGGTGCGCCGTCCGGCGTCACCGCGGTCGCGGTCGACGTGATGCTCGACCGCGTCGCGACGTACCTGACGGCCGGGTTCGGGGCGTTCGCGGCCAGAAACGCGGCCGCCGGCGCCGAGATGCTGAGCCTCGCGCGGCTCTCCTGCGCGGTGCCTGCGGATGCGCCGCAGGCCGCGCACTGCCGCGTGATCGTCGAGCTGCTCGACGCCGGCGAGCGGCGGCTCGCGGCCGCCGCCGCCGACGCGCCGGGCGTCCTGCCCGCGGGCATCTTCCTGCTCGCGCTCGCGCTCAACGTCGCGCGCACGCCCGACGTGCCGGTGCCGCACGAGCTGGTGCTCGACTAG
- a CDS encoding S1 family peptidase, with protein MARAVPLPLLLLIAAATALPASGAQAAGGPRAQASIVGGGDAAPGSWPSTAFVSATAGDGRSVVCTGTVVAPGAVLTAAHCVTDAGGAPRPAAAFLVVTGRRDLAAAGGQLHEVTRVHVHPAYDPRSVRADAAVVELASTSAAPPATLAGPGDAGLAASGTPAAIAGWGMTSGSGGVPTVLRTAPTTLLPDAACTSAFGGFDAATMLCAADAGSFISATCHGDSGGPLAVARGDGSWVQVGITSWGTDGCDPRLPQVFARVSALSDWVGSVVSGTPPADQPPVDAPAGGQTAPTAARDGAGSRRGAGRDSRGGRGTAARYRGTTRQRRPIALRVSPAGSVGGFDASYRLRCRGGWRSGRVRAPSLAVHASTRGTFDVARSAGRRTSFRITGAFSGAERVSGTVRVVWRARSGERCRSGPIRYVAWRA; from the coding sequence GTGGCCCGCGCCGTCCCGCTCCCGCTCCTCCTGCTGATCGCCGCCGCGACCGCGCTGCCGGCGAGCGGCGCGCAGGCCGCCGGCGGTCCGCGCGCGCAGGCCAGCATCGTCGGCGGCGGCGACGCCGCGCCCGGCAGCTGGCCGTCCACCGCATTCGTCTCGGCGACCGCGGGCGACGGCAGGTCGGTCGTCTGCACCGGGACGGTCGTCGCACCCGGCGCCGTCCTGACCGCCGCCCATTGCGTCACCGACGCGGGCGGTGCGCCGCGCCCGGCGGCGGCGTTCCTCGTCGTCACCGGCCGCCGCGACCTCGCGGCCGCCGGCGGGCAGCTGCACGAGGTCACGCGCGTGCACGTCCACCCCGCCTACGACCCGCGCAGCGTCCGCGCCGACGCGGCGGTGGTGGAGCTGGCGAGCACGTCCGCCGCGCCGCCGGCGACGCTCGCCGGTCCCGGCGACGCCGGCCTCGCCGCGAGCGGCACGCCCGCCGCGATCGCCGGCTGGGGCATGACCAGCGGCAGCGGCGGCGTCCCGACGGTGCTGCGGACCGCTCCCACGACACTCCTCCCGGACGCCGCCTGCACGAGCGCGTTCGGCGGCTTCGACGCCGCGACGATGCTGTGCGCCGCCGACGCCGGCTCGTTCATCAGCGCGACCTGCCACGGCGACAGCGGCGGACCGCTCGCGGTCGCCCGCGGTGACGGCAGCTGGGTCCAGGTCGGCATCACGAGCTGGGGCACCGACGGCTGCGACCCACGCCTGCCGCAGGTGTTCGCGCGCGTCAGCGCACTCTCGGACTGGGTCGGATCGGTCGTGAGCGGCACGCCGCCCGCGGACCAGCCGCCGGTCGACGCGCCTGCCGGCGGCCAGACGGCGCCGACCGCCGCTCGCGACGGAGCCGGCAGCAGACGCGGCGCCGGTCGCGACTCACGCGGCGGGCGCGGTACCGCCGCCCGCTACCGCGGCACGACACGCCAGCGGCGGCCGATCGCGCTGCGCGTCTCCCCCGCCGGCAGTGTCGGCGGCTTCGACGCGTCCTACCGGCTGCGCTGTCGGGGCGGCTGGCGCAGTGGGCGCGTGCGGGCGCCCTCGCTGGCTGTCCACGCGAGCACGCGCGGCACGTTCGACGTCGCCCGCTCGGCCGGCCGCCGCACGAGCTTCCGCATCACGGGCGCGTTCTCGGGCGCCGAGCGCGTGTCCGGAACCGTACGCGTCGTCTGGCGCGCCCGCTCGGGCGAGCGCTGCCGCAGCGGCCCCATCCGCTACGTCGCCTGGCGGGCCTGA
- the lon gene encoding endopeptidase La, with translation MSRLLLVPLEDAVVFPNMTLSLTVDVGDEDRVLLVPKHENEFAGVGTVADVVEHVRLPGGAHAVTLNGLYRGVAGAAHTAPDGKLYVEVDERPDAEPVDGRTRNLEREYRATVEELLELRGDDGRIQAFVRAISEPGTLADTAGYSPDLSFEQKVELLETLDVTERLELSLKLQRERLAELQVRQRIRDDVQSGAERQQREYFLRRQMDSIRKELGEDDANVIEEYRTKIAEAGMPEHALEQAEKELGRLERMGEQSAEAGTIRTYLDWLVAIPWSRTSDEKLDPVDARAVLDADHAGLDDVKERITEYLAVRKLRQERGIREDKRSGAILTLIGPPGTGKTSIGESIARATGREFVRMSLGGVRDEAEIRGHRRTYIGALPGRLVRALRDAGTMNPVIMLDEVDKVGADWRGDPSAALLEVLDPAQNHSFRDHYLDLELDLSGVLFLATANVADSIPGPLLDRMEVIRFDGYTTAEKTAIARGYLWKRQTERNGLRPDEVEISDQLLEQIATEYTREAGVRQLERTLGTILRKTATQIASGKAEPPVKLDLAAVRDALGRQRFFQEAAIRTAVPGVATGLAVTGAGGDVLFVEAVKMPGKSGLVLTGQLGDVMKESARIALSYVRGHGRELGIDEHAFDEGEFHVHVPAGAIPKDGPSAGVTMVTALSSLLSGRPVKHTVAMTGEVTLQGRVLPIGGVKQKVLAAHAAGLTDVILPERNRGDLDDVPADVREQITIHFAMTVDEVLAIALEPARAGAAA, from the coding sequence ATGAGCCGACTTCTGCTCGTCCCACTCGAAGACGCCGTCGTCTTCCCCAACATGACGCTGTCCCTCACCGTCGACGTCGGCGATGAGGATCGCGTGCTGCTCGTGCCCAAGCACGAGAACGAGTTCGCCGGCGTCGGCACCGTCGCCGACGTCGTCGAGCACGTGCGCCTGCCCGGCGGGGCGCACGCCGTCACGCTCAACGGCCTCTATCGCGGCGTCGCCGGTGCCGCGCACACCGCACCCGACGGCAAGCTCTACGTCGAGGTCGACGAGCGGCCTGACGCCGAGCCCGTCGACGGCCGCACGCGCAACCTCGAGCGCGAGTACCGCGCGACCGTCGAGGAGCTGCTGGAGCTGCGCGGCGACGACGGCCGCATCCAGGCGTTCGTGCGCGCGATCAGCGAGCCCGGCACGCTTGCCGACACCGCCGGCTACTCGCCCGACCTCTCGTTCGAGCAGAAGGTCGAGCTGCTGGAGACGCTCGACGTCACCGAGCGGCTGGAGCTGTCGCTCAAGCTGCAGCGCGAGCGGCTCGCCGAGCTGCAGGTGCGCCAGCGGATCCGCGACGACGTCCAGTCCGGCGCGGAGAGACAGCAGCGCGAGTACTTCCTGCGCAGACAGATGGACTCGATCCGCAAGGAGCTGGGCGAGGACGACGCCAATGTGATCGAGGAGTACCGCACCAAGATCGCCGAGGCCGGCATGCCCGAGCACGCGCTCGAGCAGGCCGAGAAGGAGCTCGGGCGGCTGGAGCGGATGGGCGAGCAGTCGGCCGAGGCAGGCACGATCCGCACCTACCTCGACTGGCTCGTCGCGATCCCGTGGAGCAGAACGAGCGACGAGAAGCTCGATCCGGTCGACGCGCGCGCCGTGCTCGACGCCGACCATGCGGGCCTCGACGACGTCAAGGAGCGGATCACCGAGTACCTCGCCGTGCGCAAGCTGCGGCAGGAGCGCGGCATCAGAGAGGACAAGCGCTCCGGCGCGATCCTCACCCTGATCGGCCCGCCCGGCACCGGCAAGACCTCGATCGGCGAGTCGATCGCGCGCGCCACCGGCCGCGAGTTCGTCCGCATGTCGCTCGGCGGCGTGCGCGACGAGGCCGAGATCCGCGGCCACCGCCGCACGTACATCGGCGCGCTCCCGGGCCGCCTCGTGCGCGCCCTGCGAGACGCCGGCACGATGAACCCGGTGATCATGCTCGACGAGGTCGACAAGGTCGGCGCCGACTGGCGCGGCGACCCCTCCGCGGCGCTGCTCGAAGTGCTCGACCCGGCCCAGAACCACTCGTTCCGCGACCACTACCTCGACCTCGAGCTGGACCTCTCCGGCGTGCTGTTCCTCGCGACCGCGAACGTCGCGGACTCGATCCCGGGCCCGCTGCTGGACCGCATGGAGGTGATCCGCTTCGACGGCTACACGACCGCCGAGAAGACGGCGATCGCGCGCGGGTACCTGTGGAAGCGGCAGACCGAGCGCAACGGCCTGCGGCCCGACGAGGTCGAGATCTCCGACCAGCTGCTGGAGCAGATCGCGACCGAGTACACGCGCGAGGCCGGCGTCCGCCAGCTCGAGCGCACGCTCGGCACGATCCTGCGCAAGACCGCGACGCAGATCGCGTCCGGCAAGGCCGAGCCCCCGGTGAAGCTCGACCTGGCGGCGGTGCGCGACGCGCTCGGCCGGCAGCGGTTCTTCCAGGAGGCGGCGATCCGCACCGCGGTGCCGGGCGTCGCGACCGGCCTCGCGGTGACCGGCGCCGGCGGCGACGTGCTGTTCGTCGAGGCGGTCAAGATGCCCGGCAAGTCCGGCCTCGTCCTGACCGGCCAGCTCGGCGACGTGATGAAGGAGTCGGCGCGGATCGCGCTCTCCTACGTCCGCGGCCACGGCCGTGAGCTGGGGATCGACGAGCACGCCTTCGACGAGGGCGAGTTCCACGTCCACGTCCCCGCGGGCGCGATCCCGAAGGACGGCCCGAGCGCCGGCGTGACGATGGTGACCGCGCTCTCGTCGCTGCTCTCCGGCCGCCCGGTCAAGCACACCGTCGCGATGACCGGCGAGGTGACCCTGCAGGGCCGCGTGCTGCCGATCGGCGGCGTCAAGCAGAAGGTGCTCGCCGCCCACGCCGCCGGCCTGACCGACGTGATCCTGCCGGAGCGCAACCGCGGCGACCTCGACGACGTGCCCGCCGACGTCCGCGAGCAGATCACGATCCACTTCGCGATGACCGTCGACGAGGTGCTCGCGATCGCGCTGGAGCCGGCCCGCGCCGGAGCGGCGGCCTGA
- a CDS encoding NAD-dependent succinate-semialdehyde dehydrogenase, which yields MTPTQEQAVVERVPKGLFIGGEWRAATGGGTLPVEDPSTTATLTEIADGTPDDALAALAAAHEAQAAWAAHPPRERGEILRRAFELIAARTDELAVLMTLEMGKPISESKGEITYANEFFRWFSEEAVRIEGRYATSPNGIGRMLTMKQPVGPCLFITPWNFPLAMGTRKIGPAIAAGCTMVVKPAQQTPLSMLALAQILEEAGLPKGVLNVVTSRSSGSLMAPLISDPRARKLSFTGSTAVGQKLMQQASEQLLRVSMELGGNAPFLVFDDADVDLAVEGALLAKMRNMGEACTAANRFHVSEKVADEFTEKLANRIGAMKVGRGTEEGVQVGPLVDGKQRDTVRGLVDDALAKGATAVVGGSDADGEGYFYKPTVLSGVTDDAELLREEIFGPVAPVMSFDDEQAAVAAANRTQYGLVAYVFTQDIRRALRVVEGLETGMVGLNQGIVSNAAAPFGGVKHSGFGREGGREGIEEYLDTKYVAINVD from the coding sequence ATCACCCCCACGCAGGAGCAGGCCGTCGTCGAGCGCGTCCCGAAGGGACTGTTCATCGGCGGCGAGTGGCGCGCGGCCACCGGTGGCGGCACGCTCCCCGTAGAGGACCCGTCGACGACCGCGACGCTGACCGAGATCGCCGACGGCACGCCCGACGACGCGCTCGCCGCGCTGGCCGCCGCACACGAGGCGCAGGCCGCCTGGGCCGCCCACCCGCCGCGCGAGCGCGGGGAGATCCTGCGTCGCGCGTTCGAGCTGATCGCCGCGCGCACCGACGAGCTGGCCGTCCTGATGACGCTGGAGATGGGCAAGCCGATCTCGGAGTCGAAGGGCGAGATCACCTACGCGAACGAGTTCTTCCGCTGGTTCTCCGAGGAGGCCGTGCGGATCGAGGGCCGCTACGCCACCTCCCCCAACGGCATCGGCCGGATGCTGACGATGAAGCAGCCGGTCGGCCCGTGCCTCTTCATCACGCCGTGGAACTTCCCGCTCGCGATGGGCACGCGCAAGATCGGCCCGGCGATCGCCGCCGGCTGCACGATGGTCGTCAAGCCCGCGCAGCAGACGCCGCTGTCGATGCTCGCGCTCGCCCAGATCCTCGAGGAGGCCGGCCTGCCGAAGGGCGTCCTCAATGTCGTCACGTCGAGATCGTCAGGGAGCCTGATGGCGCCGCTGATCTCCGACCCGCGCGCGCGGAAGCTCTCCTTCACGGGCTCGACCGCGGTCGGCCAGAAGCTGATGCAGCAGGCGTCCGAGCAGCTGCTGCGGGTCTCGATGGAGCTGGGCGGCAACGCGCCGTTCCTCGTCTTCGACGACGCCGACGTCGACCTCGCGGTCGAAGGCGCGCTGCTGGCGAAGATGCGCAACATGGGCGAGGCGTGCACCGCCGCCAACCGCTTCCACGTCAGCGAGAAGGTCGCCGACGAGTTCACCGAGAAGCTCGCGAACCGGATTGGCGCGATGAAGGTCGGCCGCGGCACCGAGGAAGGCGTCCAGGTCGGCCCGCTCGTCGACGGCAAGCAGCGCGACACCGTCCGCGGGCTCGTCGACGACGCGCTGGCGAAGGGCGCGACCGCCGTCGTCGGCGGCAGCGACGCCGACGGCGAGGGCTACTTCTACAAGCCGACCGTGCTGTCGGGCGTGACCGACGACGCCGAGCTGCTGCGCGAGGAGATCTTCGGCCCGGTCGCGCCGGTGATGTCGTTCGACGACGAGCAGGCGGCCGTCGCGGCGGCGAACAGAACGCAGTACGGCCTCGTCGCGTACGTCTTCACGCAGGACATCAGACGCGCGCTGCGCGTCGTCGAGGGCCTGGAGACCGGCATGGTCGGCCTCAACCAGGGGATCGTCTCCAACGCCGCCGCGCCGTTCGGCGGCGTCAAGCACTCCGGCTTCGGCCGCGAGGGCGGCCGCGAGGGGATCGAGGAGTACCTCGACACGAAGTACGTCGCGATCAACGTCGACTGA
- a CDS encoding YceI family protein — MSATTLTSVPTGTWNVDPSHSSVEFQVKHMAIATVKGQFNEFQGSLTIADDGTATASGAVEVASVDTRESQRDEHLKSPDFFDAANHPQITFVSTEITPVDEDSFKVTGDITIHGVTKSITLAASVEGADEDPWGNQRVALSVTGQINRGDFGMTFNQALGSGNMLVADKVKIAIDVSAVKA; from the coding sequence ATGTCCGCCACCACGCTCACCTCCGTCCCGACCGGCACCTGGAACGTCGATCCTTCGCACTCGTCCGTCGAGTTCCAGGTCAAGCACATGGCGATCGCCACCGTGAAGGGCCAGTTCAACGAGTTCCAGGGCAGCCTCACGATCGCCGACGACGGCACCGCCACGGCGAGCGGCGCGGTCGAGGTCGCGTCCGTCGACACGCGCGAGTCCCAGCGCGACGAGCACCTCAAGTCGCCCGACTTCTTCGACGCCGCCAACCACCCGCAGATCACGTTCGTCTCGACCGAGATCACCCCGGTCGACGAGGACAGCTTCAAGGTCACGGGCGACATCACGATCCACGGCGTGACGAAGTCGATCACGCTCGCGGCGAGCGTCGAGGGCGCCGACGAGGACCCGTGGGGCAACCAGCGCGTCGCGCTCTCGGTCACCGGTCAGATCAACCGCGGCGACTTCGGGATGACGTTCAACCAGGCGCTCGGCTCGGGCAACATGCTCGTCGCCGACAAGGTCAAGATCGCGATCGACGTCTCCGCCGTCAAGGCGTAG
- a CDS encoding SGNH/GDSL hydrolase family protein, translated as MPSRLIALLASLVVALAAAAAVAAPSFGASGAYVSLGDSYTAGPLIPNQSLSPLGCLRSDRNYPRVARAGLTDIATFRDPSCSGATTDDMFTAQGVTPGPNPPQLDSLSADTRVVTLGIGGNDIGFSDIVVNCARLNPFDPCKDDYVSGSRDAIADRIAAAQPDVDAVLAAIPARAPRAKVFVVGYPTILPATGSGCWPVVPITPTDVPYLRAKTAQLNAMLAAAAAARGAIFVDTATSSVGHDVCKSASVKWVEGIVPVNTAAPVHPNANGMRNTGNVVLAAILRAGY; from the coding sequence ATGCCGTCACGTCTCATCGCGCTGCTCGCGTCGCTCGTCGTCGCGCTCGCCGCAGCCGCCGCCGTCGCCGCACCGTCGTTCGGCGCCTCCGGCGCCTACGTCTCGCTCGGCGACTCGTACACCGCCGGGCCGCTGATCCCGAACCAGAGCCTGAGCCCGCTCGGCTGCCTGCGCTCGGACCGCAACTACCCGCGCGTCGCGCGTGCGGGGCTGACCGACATCGCGACGTTCCGCGACCCGAGCTGCTCGGGCGCCACGACCGACGACATGTTCACCGCGCAGGGCGTCACGCCCGGCCCGAATCCGCCGCAGCTCGACTCGCTCAGCGCCGACACGCGCGTCGTCACGCTCGGGATCGGCGGCAATGACATCGGCTTCAGCGACATAGTCGTCAACTGCGCGAGGCTGAACCCGTTCGACCCGTGCAAGGACGACTACGTCTCGGGCTCCAGAGACGCGATCGCCGACAGAATCGCCGCGGCGCAGCCCGACGTCGACGCGGTCCTCGCCGCGATCCCGGCGCGCGCGCCGAGAGCGAAGGTCTTCGTCGTCGGCTACCCGACGATCCTGCCGGCGACGGGCAGCGGCTGCTGGCCGGTCGTGCCGATCACGCCGACCGACGTGCCGTACCTGCGCGCCAAGACCGCCCAGCTGAACGCGATGCTGGCGGCGGCCGCCGCCGCGCGCGGGGCGATCTTCGTCGACACCGCGACGTCGAGCGTCGGCCACGACGTCTGCAAGAGCGCGAGCGTCAAGTGGGTCGAGGGGATCGTCCCGGTCAACACCGCGGCGCCCGTCCACCCGAACGCCAACGGGATGAGAAACACCGGCAACGTCGTGCTCGCCGCGATCCTGAGAGCGGGGTACTAG